Genomic window (Lawsonia intracellularis PHE/MN1-00):
TAAGGTGAATGTTAATTGTTGCTGGAACTACAGCACGAACAACATCTTTATTCTTTGTATTACTTTCTAATCCCATAATCAAAAGTGGCATACTTGCAGCACTAGACATAGTACTAAAACCACTTATCACAGCAGGAAAGACTCTTTTAATATTATTAAAAACCCTTATAAAAGAAAACTTATTTAATAATAGATAACAGATAATAATATATGTAAACTGACTGATAGCAATCAAAGAAAAAATTAAAGCATATTCTTTAGTAAGTAGTTCTAATATACCATCATGCTGCATTTTTATAACAAATCCTACAACAAATAATGGAACAAAAAATATAAAATTATTTAAAAAGCTTTCTATATATATTTCAATAGTCACTGCAAGTTGTTCTGCTTTCTTTGGGAAAAATGTAGATGCAAAGATACCTAGTATAACACCAGTAATCATTGCATCACTATTCGAAATAATATTTGGTAAATGTAATAACCATAATGTAGTAAGATTATCTATATTATGAAATTGTAACTTAGCTAAATCAGAACTATATATCCATATCCCAATATAATGACTAATAAAGGTTGATAAAAAATTAGAGCAACACACAAA
Coding sequences:
- a CDS encoding cation:dicarboxylate symporter family transporter; amino-acid sequence: MCCSNFLSTFISHYIGIWIYSSDLAKLQFHNIDNLTTLWLLHLPNIISNSDAMITGVILGIFASTFFPKKAEQLAVTIEIYIESFLNNFIFFVPLFVVGFVIKMQHDGILELLTKEYALIFSLIAISQFTYIIICYLLLNKFSFIRVFNNIKRVFPAVISGFSTMSSAASMPLLIMGLESNTKNKDVVRAVVPATINIHLIGDCFAIPILAYAILKGFGIEEPSLVTYIVFIFYFILAKFSVVAVPGGGIIVMLPLLESYLGFNSEMLSLITALYILFDPVITAANVLGNGAFAKLIDKMLSYMQKTKYQLSI